A region from the Roseofilum reptotaenium CS-1145 genome encodes:
- a CDS encoding zinc-dependent metalloprotease, with product MKRLYLIAGLILGFLAVTILPSWGTFVDRPVTPVVQVSQTIEDRIKSEEASESKAPKSFDQVIQGTQKQDGLFPLYKAEKNKHLYLEIAPEQLNRNFLCVMTLSSGIGEGFLLNGMPIGEILFQFREVQDRVQFVVPQTNFRTNPGDPLARSLQDGFSDSVLYSLEIKSVHPERKSLLIDVSNLVMGEGDLSGLSTFLPYLLDGTYSVAPDSSYITEVENFPENLEIEALYGFRGGGFGLSSLPDSRAFNLAVHYSFSPLPTHDYQPRLADERVGYFLTAYKDFGNSDRRDPFVRYINRWNIQPGKPLVFWIENTVPLEYRQVVKEGILMWNEAFAQAGLPQAIEARQMPDQADWTPADIRYNVVRWSSSFEPSFYGIGPSRTNPLTGQILDADILIDANVVRLIKGQYQTLVNPDAGGGEQQNLLQRFCQNTLEQSYLRGVDLSEESEEKKDLLSGFPLAKSLLDRDVCFAKEFNRQLAIGSTSLSLMHNVLPSSPEMENYVQQFIRFLVAHEVGHTLGLRHNFHGSTLLSPEELQNPEITRTLGMVGSVMDYVSPNLAPPGKPQGDYFPTKLGPYDIWAIEYGYKPLNAVSPEAELRELRQIAQRAAEPELAYGTDEDFISGLDPAVNIFDLSSDPLTYAQWQFENAQAMWSRLNRRSPAPGESFSEMRDLFDAVFFYYFRNAMNLTLYVGGQSFNRHYAGDPNGSLPFQPLPVEKQRAALEAINENVFSAKAFEFSPQLLNQLAPSRWSHWGAFPDLFELDYPISDRLLFLQTVVLRNLLSPTRLSRLQDLELKTDSMEEVLKLPELFTTLQESIWTEVIDGDIANLSSIRRALQREYVSVLSKMSLRQVRVPEDAVTLAWYNLRELEDRIDNTLRRRGRGLEPYTKAHLEKTRDRIAKVLDAPLESKSTVK from the coding sequence ATGAAAAGACTATATCTAATTGCCGGTTTAATTCTGGGATTTCTGGCGGTCACGATCTTGCCCAGTTGGGGAACATTTGTCGATCGGCCAGTTACACCAGTGGTACAGGTTTCCCAGACTATTGAAGATCGGATCAAATCCGAAGAAGCATCAGAGTCTAAAGCACCTAAATCCTTCGATCAGGTGATTCAAGGAACTCAGAAACAAGATGGTTTATTTCCCCTCTACAAAGCCGAAAAAAATAAGCATCTCTATTTAGAAATTGCCCCCGAACAACTGAACCGGAATTTCTTATGCGTGATGACTCTATCGAGTGGCATTGGCGAAGGATTTTTATTAAATGGAATGCCCATAGGTGAGATTTTATTCCAGTTTCGCGAAGTGCAAGACCGGGTGCAATTTGTGGTTCCTCAAACCAATTTTCGCACGAATCCGGGCGATCCCTTGGCGCGATCGCTCCAGGACGGCTTTAGCGATTCGGTGCTGTATTCCTTAGAAATTAAAAGTGTTCATCCAGAACGGAAATCCTTACTGATTGATGTCAGCAATCTAGTCATGGGAGAAGGGGATCTCAGTGGCTTATCCACGTTTTTACCCTATCTGCTCGATGGCACCTATTCAGTCGCTCCAGATAGTTCTTATATTACAGAAGTTGAGAATTTTCCCGAAAATCTGGAAATTGAAGCCCTCTATGGCTTTCGAGGGGGAGGCTTCGGGTTATCCAGCCTGCCGGACAGCCGCGCTTTCAATTTAGCCGTGCATTATAGTTTTTCCCCATTGCCAACCCATGACTATCAGCCTCGGTTAGCGGATGAGCGCGTGGGTTATTTTTTAACCGCCTATAAGGACTTTGGCAATAGCGATCGCCGCGATCCCTTTGTGCGTTACATTAATCGTTGGAATATCCAACCAGGAAAACCCTTAGTTTTTTGGATTGAAAATACCGTTCCCCTAGAATATCGCCAGGTGGTCAAAGAAGGGATTCTGATGTGGAATGAAGCCTTTGCCCAAGCAGGATTACCTCAGGCGATCGAAGCGCGACAAATGCCCGATCAAGCGGACTGGACTCCAGCCGATATTCGCTACAATGTGGTGCGCTGGTCAAGTTCCTTTGAACCCAGTTTTTATGGGATTGGCCCTTCCCGCACGAACCCCCTAACTGGACAAATTTTAGATGCAGATATTTTGATTGATGCCAATGTTGTGCGCTTAATCAAAGGACAATATCAAACCTTAGTCAATCCTGACGCAGGAGGGGGAGAACAACAGAATTTACTGCAACGGTTTTGCCAAAACACCCTAGAACAAAGTTATTTACGGGGGGTTGACCTTTCGGAAGAATCGGAAGAGAAAAAAGATCTTCTCTCTGGGTTTCCCTTAGCAAAATCTCTCTTAGATCGGGATGTTTGCTTTGCCAAGGAGTTTAACCGGCAATTGGCGATCGGGTCAACCTCCCTTTCTTTGATGCACAATGTGTTGCCCAGTAGCCCAGAAATGGAGAATTATGTACAACAATTTATCCGCTTTTTAGTCGCCCATGAAGTCGGTCATACCCTAGGATTACGGCATAATTTCCATGGCAGTACCCTCCTGAGTCCAGAAGAATTACAAAACCCAGAAATCACCCGTACACTGGGAATGGTGGGGTCGGTGATGGATTATGTCTCCCCGAATTTAGCGCCCCCAGGAAAACCGCAAGGGGATTATTTTCCCACCAAATTAGGGCCTTATGATATTTGGGCAATTGAATATGGGTATAAACCTCTAAATGCAGTTTCTCCAGAAGCAGAATTGCGAGAATTGCGCCAAATTGCTCAACGGGCGGCAGAACCAGAATTAGCCTATGGTACGGATGAGGATTTTATCAGTGGTCTTGACCCAGCGGTGAATATTTTCGATCTCAGTAGCGATCCCCTGACCTATGCCCAATGGCAATTTGAAAATGCCCAAGCTATGTGGTCTCGGTTAAATCGGCGATCGCCTGCTCCGGGAGAGAGTTTCAGTGAAATGCGGGATTTATTTGATGCTGTGTTTTTCTACTATTTCCGCAATGCGATGAATTTAACCCTCTATGTGGGGGGACAATCGTTTAATCGCCATTATGCGGGCGATCCGAATGGCAGTTTGCCCTTTCAACCCCTGCCAGTAGAGAAGCAACGAGCAGCCTTAGAAGCGATCAATGAAAATGTGTTTTCCGCAAAAGCTTTTGAGTTTTCACCCCAGTTGCTGAATCAATTAGCGCCCTCTCGTTGGTCTCATTGGGGGGCATTCCCAGATTTGTTTGAGTTGGATTATCCAATTAGCGATCGCCTCCTATTCTTACAGACGGTTGTCTTGCGAAATCTCCTCTCTCCCACCCGTCTTTCCCGTCTGCAAGATCTAGAGTTAAAAACTGATTCGATGGAAGAAGTCTTGAAATTACCGGAACTCTTCACCACCTTGCAAGAGAGTATTTGGACGGAAGTTATTGATGGAGATATCGCCAATCTCTCCAGTATCCGTCGCGCTCTACAACGGGAGTATGTATCCGTCTTAAGCAAGATGAGCTTACGACAAGTTAGAGTTCCTGAAGATGCCGTTACCCTAGCTTGGTATAACTTACGGGAATTAGAAGATCGGATTGATAACACCTTGCGCCGACGGGGAAGAGGCTTAGAACCTTATACTAAGGCTCACTTAGAAAAAACTCGCGATCGCATTGCCAAGGTTCTTGATGCTCCCCTAGAGTCCAAGTCAACGGTGAAATAG
- a CDS encoding GUN4 domain-containing protein, with translation MKTVIPHESTYQTLEDLLVVQQWKEADEETGRILLQLSDRASEGYINKSHALAIPTSDLQWLDRLWREHSYNHFGFSIQQQIWNLSYQNYAEFGQRVGWRSQEIWLDYDRLTFSLEAPLGHLPVAKLLIPVGDHPCFSFVLGTWRIALLSRRDL, from the coding sequence ATGAAAACCGTAATTCCTCATGAGTCAACTTATCAAACACTAGAAGATCTGCTGGTAGTACAACAGTGGAAAGAAGCAGATGAAGAAACCGGCAGGATATTATTGCAGTTAAGCGATCGCGCTTCAGAAGGCTACATCAACAAGTCCCATGCTCTGGCTATCCCTACCTCCGATCTCCAATGGCTCGATCGCCTGTGGAGAGAACATAGCTACAATCATTTTGGGTTTTCGATCCAACAGCAAATCTGGAACCTCAGCTATCAAAACTATGCTGAATTTGGCCAGAGAGTTGGATGGAGATCGCAAGAAATCTGGTTAGATTATGATCGATTAACCTTTAGCCTTGAAGCTCCATTGGGGCATTTACCCGTCGCCAAACTCCTGATTCCTGTCGGGGATCATCCCTGTTTCTCCTTTGTCCTCGGCACCTGGAGAATTGCCCTACTATCGCGCCGAGACTTGTAG
- a CDS encoding GH116 family glycosyl hydrolase, which yields MTNQPFQPQIPSCAWQRPLGLGWDNPYTVRYASNLDDGPWHGMPLGGLGAGCIGRSPRGDFNLWHIDGGEHIFKTLPACQFSVFEETSDGRSKTYALSTEPPTDGSLSSWQWYPPTSTVQQTGTYSALYPQSWYHYEGVYQSQLLCEQFSPIIPHNYQETSYPLAIFEWTAHNPTDQPLTLSILLTWENTVGWFTNAIKTPEIRVRDDGSPVYDYQPQWGESTDNYNRWIENNFRVGCLMSRLSTHEIPEEGEGQWAIATIANPAVEVFYHTRWDPTSSGEAVWSPFATDGSLSDSEDETPAASGERLACAIAVRFTLRPGRTRKIPFILAWDFPVTQFGYTQAKGDSAGQVPSTDEATAGQPIGYYRRYTDFFGRNGKNAWSMVRTALKHSDTWKEAIADWRKPILGDSGFPEPLKMALFNELYLLADGGTLWTAGTENDPIGQFGVLECLDYRWYESLDVRLYGGFALTLLWPKLEKAVMLAFARAIPQGDSTPRIIGYNQAQAVRKIASATPHDLGAPNEHPWQKSNYTSYQDCNLWKDLGCDFVLQVYRYFLWTGAEDLEFLQECWFALVETLDYLKTFDEDGDGIPENSGAPDQTFDDWQLKGISAYCGGLWLAALEGAIAIGQHLQDAQDSPETNVQAQIEQWSTWLNQSKPLYQKTLWNGAYYNLDSQSGSQVVMADQLCGQFYTQLLNLPSIVPADCTIATLQTIYHTCFTQFNQSQNPDRAALGVANGVNLDGSPENPKATHPLEIWTGINFGLAAFMLQQGMKAEAFTIAEAVVNQIYTHGLQFRTPEAITAARTFRASHYLRAMAIWGLYQVWVRKEDEGIGR from the coding sequence ATGACCAACCAACCCTTTCAACCCCAGATTCCTTCCTGTGCATGGCAACGCCCTCTCGGTTTAGGGTGGGACAACCCTTACACCGTGCGTTATGCTTCCAATTTAGATGATGGCCCTTGGCATGGAATGCCCCTCGGTGGCTTAGGTGCAGGATGCATCGGGCGATCGCCCAGGGGAGACTTTAACCTCTGGCATATTGATGGGGGAGAACATATCTTCAAAACCTTACCCGCGTGTCAATTTAGTGTCTTTGAAGAAACCTCAGATGGGCGCAGCAAAACCTATGCCTTAAGTACCGAACCCCCCACAGATGGAAGCCTAAGCAGTTGGCAATGGTATCCCCCCACCAGCACTGTCCAACAAACGGGAACCTACAGTGCCCTTTATCCCCAAAGCTGGTACCACTACGAAGGAGTTTATCAGTCCCAACTGCTGTGCGAACAGTTTTCGCCCATTATTCCCCACAACTACCAAGAAACAAGCTATCCCCTCGCCATCTTTGAATGGACTGCCCATAACCCGACCGATCAACCCCTTACTCTGAGTATTCTGCTCACCTGGGAAAATACGGTGGGTTGGTTTACGAATGCGATCAAAACCCCTGAAATCCGGGTTCGGGATGATGGATCGCCGGTTTATGACTATCAACCCCAATGGGGAGAAAGTACGGATAACTATAACCGGTGGATTGAAAATAACTTTCGGGTGGGATGCTTAATGAGTCGCCTGAGTACCCATGAGATCCCCGAAGAAGGAGAAGGGCAATGGGCAATCGCCACGATCGCCAATCCAGCCGTCGAAGTCTTTTACCATACCCGTTGGGACCCTACCAGTAGTGGGGAGGCGGTTTGGTCTCCCTTTGCTACCGATGGGTCTTTGTCCGACTCGGAAGACGAAACCCCAGCCGCATCTGGGGAACGTCTCGCTTGTGCGATCGCCGTCCGCTTTACCCTCAGACCCGGACGGACTCGCAAAATTCCCTTTATCCTCGCTTGGGACTTTCCCGTTACCCAATTTGGCTATACCCAAGCCAAGGGTGACTCTGCTGGACAAGTTCCCTCAACCGATGAAGCAACCGCCGGGCAACCGATTGGCTACTATCGACGCTATACCGACTTTTTCGGGCGAAATGGTAAAAATGCCTGGTCAATGGTACGCACAGCTCTGAAACATTCAGATACTTGGAAAGAGGCGATCGCAGATTGGCGCAAACCGATTTTAGGCGATTCCGGATTTCCCGAACCCCTGAAAATGGCTCTGTTTAATGAACTTTACCTACTTGCCGACGGTGGAACCCTGTGGACAGCAGGCACAGAAAATGACCCCATTGGTCAATTTGGGGTACTCGAATGCTTAGACTATCGCTGGTATGAAAGCTTAGACGTTAGGCTCTATGGTGGATTTGCCTTAACTTTACTGTGGCCGAAACTGGAAAAAGCAGTGATGTTAGCCTTTGCTCGCGCCATTCCCCAGGGAGATAGTACGCCGAGAATTATTGGTTATAATCAAGCGCAAGCGGTGCGCAAAATTGCCAGTGCTACCCCCCACGATCTAGGCGCTCCCAACGAACATCCTTGGCAGAAAAGCAACTATACCAGCTATCAGGACTGCAACCTATGGAAAGATTTAGGATGCGATTTTGTCTTGCAAGTCTATCGCTATTTTCTGTGGACGGGAGCAGAGGATCTAGAGTTTTTGCAAGAGTGCTGGTTCGCTCTTGTGGAAACCCTGGATTATCTCAAAACCTTTGATGAAGATGGTGATGGCATCCCCGAAAACTCAGGAGCGCCCGACCAAACCTTTGATGATTGGCAGCTTAAGGGGATCAGCGCCTATTGTGGGGGGTTATGGTTAGCGGCTTTAGAAGGGGCGATCGCGATCGGTCAACATCTGCAAGACGCTCAAGACTCCCCAGAGACCAACGTCCAAGCTCAAATTGAACAATGGTCAACCTGGTTAAACCAATCTAAACCTCTGTATCAAAAAACGCTCTGGAATGGAGCATATTATAACTTGGATAGCCAAAGTGGATCGCAAGTCGTGATGGCCGATCAGCTCTGCGGTCAATTTTATACCCAGTTATTAAATTTACCATCCATTGTGCCCGCTGACTGCACGATAGCCACCCTACAAACCATCTATCACACTTGTTTCACCCAATTTAATCAGAGCCAAAACCCAGATCGAGCAGCTCTAGGTGTAGCCAATGGTGTTAACCTCGATGGCTCGCCAGAAAACCCCAAGGCAACCCATCCCCTAGAAATCTGGACAGGAATTAACTTCGGATTAGCCGCATTTATGTTACAACAGGGAATGAAAGCCGAAGCCTTTACTATTGCGGAAGCTGTAGTCAATCAAATTTATACCCATGGGCTACAATTTCGCACCCCAGAAGCCATTACCGCAGCCCGAACCTTCCGCGCTAGTCATTATTTGCGGGCCATGGCCATTTGGGGACTCTACCAAGTTTGGGTAAGGAAAGAGGATGAGGGGATAGGGAGATAG
- a CDS encoding site-2 protease family protein yields the protein MNGNIRVGSLFGIPFYLHLSWFLLVGLVTFSYGIIGLGVVLLVFSSVVAHELGHGLVAIRQRIGIKSITLFLFGGLARLEKEPQTPSAAFWVAIAGPGINLILFGLFMVIGRFTFITMTPPLSIRLASICGFLAYINLILGLVNLIPGLPLDGGHILKALVWKITGKPKQGLMFASRMGQIMGCLGVAICILSWFNIPVVLFGIRISGGIWTFIISWFMVQNAGAVQKLVDIQTKIYSQYHEFVRVDAQDFSHLDLKFYQQAQRQLERLGFEKLADIEDVTISGVNRSQPRFFFRLMLSRDRRTVAWIHTSPLSKLVKGFQAIGLAPQGGKMVSLDSEFEGGTFLLTLNTQGFSNLPFPTPNIEDRQFPTDTSISELVRQHRIRVRDLNPHTPALIVRNFDQAIALEHRLETLMNQHKQAQGYVTRNTIERNAQSS from the coding sequence ATGAACGGCAATATTCGTGTGGGCAGTCTTTTTGGTATTCCCTTTTATCTTCATCTGTCCTGGTTTCTGCTTGTCGGTTTAGTGACATTCAGCTATGGGATTATAGGATTAGGCGTTGTTCTGTTGGTCTTTTCTTCGGTTGTAGCCCACGAACTCGGTCATGGTCTAGTTGCGATTCGTCAGAGGATTGGGATTAAATCGATTACGTTGTTCCTGTTTGGGGGACTAGCACGTTTAGAGAAAGAACCGCAAACCCCTAGTGCAGCTTTCTGGGTGGCGATCGCCGGCCCTGGGATCAATTTAATCCTCTTTGGTCTGTTTATGGTCATAGGACGGTTTACTTTCATAACTATGACTCCTCCCCTGAGTATTCGTTTAGCCTCGATTTGTGGCTTTCTAGCGTACATTAACCTGATTTTAGGCCTGGTTAACCTGATTCCTGGCTTACCCCTGGATGGGGGCCATATTCTCAAAGCTCTGGTGTGGAAAATTACCGGTAAACCGAAGCAGGGTCTGATGTTTGCCAGTCGTATGGGACAAATCATGGGTTGCTTGGGTGTGGCGATCTGTATACTCTCCTGGTTTAATATTCCAGTAGTTCTCTTTGGGATTCGCATTTCTGGTGGTATTTGGACGTTCATCATCAGTTGGTTTATGGTGCAAAATGCGGGTGCTGTTCAGAAATTAGTGGATATTCAGACGAAAATATACTCTCAGTATCATGAATTTGTACGGGTTGATGCTCAAGATTTTTCCCATCTCGATTTGAAGTTTTACCAGCAGGCACAAAGGCAATTAGAACGCTTAGGTTTTGAGAAACTGGCAGATATTGAAGATGTGACGATCTCTGGAGTCAACCGCAGCCAACCGCGTTTTTTCTTTCGGCTAATGCTCAGTCGCGATCGCCGCACTGTAGCTTGGATTCACACCAGTCCTTTATCCAAATTGGTTAAGGGATTTCAGGCGATCGGTTTAGCTCCCCAAGGCGGTAAAATGGTAAGTCTAGATTCTGAATTTGAAGGAGGAACGTTTCTCCTCACTCTTAATACTCAAGGTTTCTCTAACTTACCATTTCCTACTCCTAATATTGAGGATCGGCAATTTCCTACAGATACATCTATTTCTGAATTGGTCAGACAACACCGCATTCGCGTCAGAGATCTCAATCCTCATACTCCCGCACTGATTGTACGCAACTTTGACCAGGCGATCGCCCTCGAACATCGCTTAGAAACCCTCATGAATCAGCACAAACAAGCTCAAGGGTACGTCACTCGCAACACCATTGAACGTAACGCCCAATCCTCCTAA
- a CDS encoding GIY-YIG nuclease family protein, producing the protein MSSPLETCLLENLDYIPYLDDQGQFPEQFSKKIGVYAIFNENKTLQLVHYSRDIYLSLKQHMVRQPQGCYWVKAYVIDKPNRSQLEQIKEAWITENGSIPQGNDTQFSQWTDPIDATVSMTDEEKASYETSDELGKIKLLKTVARRVQEEILARLEPRKIQDSFRFNPKLKEKGLLDLK; encoded by the coding sequence ATGTCTTCTCCGTTGGAAACCTGTCTCCTAGAAAACTTGGATTATATCCCCTACCTTGACGATCAAGGACAATTCCCCGAACAATTCTCTAAAAAAATTGGAGTTTATGCTATTTTTAACGAAAATAAAACATTACAACTGGTTCATTATTCACGGGATATCTATCTAAGCCTAAAACAACATATGGTGCGACAACCTCAAGGATGTTATTGGGTGAAAGCCTATGTGATTGACAAGCCGAACCGCAGCCAATTAGAACAAATCAAAGAAGCTTGGATTACCGAAAATGGATCAATTCCCCAAGGGAATGACACACAGTTCAGTCAATGGACCGATCCCATTGATGCTACGGTGTCCATGACAGATGAGGAAAAGGCAAGTTATGAAACCAGTGATGAATTAGGAAAAATCAAGCTTTTAAAAACGGTAGCTCGCCGAGTTCAAGAGGAAATCTTAGCGCGTTTAGAGCCTCGGAAAATTCAAGATTCATTTCGGTTTAATCCGAAATTAAAAGAAAAAGGATTATTGGACTTGAAGTAA
- a CDS encoding 2TM domain-containing protein yields the protein MMSGSSSPISRSYRQEDLQQILQLAIARQNHLEEFSYEQLVEIATELEISPEQLKAAEQEWLDKQGKLKHRKEFDIQRYQTLKKDAGKYIIANSFLVVINLVSVGTLSWSLYVILTWGLLLGLKTWNTYQMTDVEYEQEFQKWYNRNQIKEAAQKTWEKVSQVLWKPSEKQ from the coding sequence ATGATGTCTGGTTCTTCGTCGCCTATCTCTCGTTCCTATCGCCAAGAGGATCTTCAACAGATTTTGCAGTTGGCGATCGCCCGCCAAAATCATTTAGAAGAGTTTTCCTATGAACAGTTAGTGGAAATTGCCACAGAACTAGAAATTTCCCCTGAACAGTTAAAAGCTGCCGAGCAAGAGTGGCTAGATAAACAAGGTAAGCTGAAACATCGTAAAGAATTTGATATCCAGCGTTATCAAACCTTAAAGAAAGATGCTGGCAAATATATTATTGCTAATAGTTTTCTCGTCGTTATTAATTTAGTCAGTGTTGGCACGTTGTCCTGGTCGCTCTATGTCATTTTGACCTGGGGACTACTCCTTGGTCTGAAAACCTGGAATACTTACCAGATGACTGATGTTGAATATGAGCAAGAGTTTCAGAAATGGTATAATCGCAATCAAATTAAGGAGGCAGCCCAGAAAACTTGGGAGAAAGTCAGTCAAGTTCTTTGGAAGCCCAGTGAAAAGCAATAG
- a CDS encoding site-2 protease family protein has translation MNGNIRVGSLFGIPFYLNPSWFLVLGLVTLNYGTNLSATFPQLGLALPWILGLGAALLLFSSVLAHELGHSLVAIRQGIGVNSITLFLFGGLASLEKESKTPAEAFWVAIAGPAVSLILFGLFTGIAIYAPLSGPIAAIIELIAYINLVLALFNLIPGLPLDGGNILKALVWKITGNPNRGVVFASRMGQAIGWFGVAIGGLSLFNIQMVLFGVPIAGSIWTLLIGWFLLQNAGRSAQSATLQDILTHLKAEDAVYTESPIVVSHLSLREFANNYVIGQKQWKKFLVIDAEGLLLGTISIDDMRSVATSEWPETRVESLVKPTPTSEMIQSDQNLLEVVQLLQEKQLSELPVVRENGILVGLLDKTEIARLVQQQA, from the coding sequence ATGAACGGCAATATTCGTGTGGGCAGTCTTTTTGGCATTCCCTTTTATCTTAATCCCTCCTGGTTTCTGGTTCTCGGTTTAGTGACGTTGAACTATGGAACCAACCTCAGTGCTACTTTTCCCCAACTTGGTTTAGCTTTACCTTGGATTTTAGGATTAGGCGCTGCTCTGCTACTCTTTTCTTCTGTTTTAGCCCACGAACTTGGCCATAGTTTGGTTGCTATCCGTCAGGGGATTGGGGTGAATTCGATTACTTTATTTCTCTTTGGGGGACTAGCGAGTTTAGAAAAAGAATCGAAAACTCCTGCTGAAGCTTTTTGGGTGGCGATCGCCGGCCCTGCGGTGAGCCTAATTCTCTTTGGTCTGTTTACAGGTATCGCTATATATGCCCCCCTGAGTGGCCCCATAGCCGCCATTATTGAGCTTATCGCTTACATTAACCTAGTTTTAGCCCTTTTTAACCTGATTCCTGGTTTACCACTGGATGGGGGTAATATCCTTAAGGCTCTAGTGTGGAAAATCACTGGAAACCCAAACCGAGGCGTGGTATTTGCCAGTCGGATGGGACAAGCGATCGGTTGGTTCGGTGTAGCGATCGGCGGACTCTCCCTGTTTAATATTCAAATGGTTCTGTTCGGTGTACCCATTGCTGGTAGTATTTGGACGCTCTTAATTGGTTGGTTCCTGTTGCAAAATGCTGGTCGCTCAGCCCAGTCAGCAACCCTGCAAGATATTCTCACTCACCTAAAAGCAGAAGATGCAGTTTATACCGAAAGTCCTATCGTTGTGTCTCATCTCTCCTTGCGCGAGTTTGCCAATAACTATGTAATTGGTCAAAAGCAATGGAAAAAGTTCTTGGTCATTGATGCCGAAGGTCTTCTGTTAGGAACAATCTCCATTGATGATATGCGATCGGTTGCCACCTCCGAATGGCCTGAAACCAGGGTTGAATCCTTAGTTAAACCAACTCCTACTTCAGAAATGATTCAATCCGATCAAAACCTCTTAGAAGTTGTGCAACTCTTGCAAGAAAAACAACTCTCTGAACTACCAGTGGTTCGCGAGAATGGTATTTTAGTCGGCTTACTGGATAAGACGGAAATTGCCCGCTTGGTTCAACAGCAAGCCTAA